The proteins below are encoded in one region of Tessaracoccus aquimaris:
- a CDS encoding ABC transporter ATP-binding protein, with protein sequence MATVSYRDASRVYPGTDRAAVNKLNLEIEDGEFMVLVGPSGCGKSTSLRMLAGLEEVNSGSIFIGERDVTDLPPKDRDIAMVFQNYALYPHMTVGDNMGFALKMQNVPKADRQQRVQEAAKLLGLEDFLNRKPKALSGGQRQRVAMGRAIVRQPQVFLMDEPLSNLDAKLRVSTRTQIAALQQRLGVTTVYVTHDQTEAMTMGDRVAVMKDGILQQVDTPLALYDAPRNLFVAGFIGSPAMNLMTGKIVEGGVQIGDYTVPVPRETLAKAAGDDTLTVGIRPEAFQISENGIGLDVAVVEELGADSFLYGTLAGLSDDEVVTAQQFVARVGARTAPEKGSVVRLTASPDQVHVFSTKTEDRIS encoded by the coding sequence ATGGCCACCGTTAGCTACCGCGACGCCTCACGCGTCTACCCCGGTACCGACCGCGCTGCGGTCAACAAACTGAACCTCGAGATCGAGGACGGCGAGTTCATGGTCCTTGTCGGCCCTTCGGGCTGTGGCAAGTCCACCTCGCTCCGCATGCTCGCGGGCTTGGAAGAGGTCAACTCCGGCTCGATCTTCATCGGCGAGCGCGACGTGACCGACCTCCCGCCCAAGGACCGCGACATCGCGATGGTCTTCCAGAACTACGCCCTGTACCCCCACATGACCGTGGGCGACAACATGGGCTTCGCGCTCAAGATGCAGAACGTGCCGAAGGCCGATCGCCAGCAGCGCGTCCAGGAGGCCGCCAAGCTGCTCGGCCTCGAGGACTTCCTCAACCGCAAGCCGAAGGCCCTCTCGGGTGGTCAGCGTCAGCGCGTCGCCATGGGCCGCGCGATCGTTCGCCAGCCGCAGGTCTTCCTGATGGACGAGCCGCTGTCGAACCTCGACGCCAAGCTCCGCGTCTCGACCCGCACCCAGATCGCCGCCCTGCAGCAGCGTCTCGGCGTCACCACGGTCTACGTCACGCACGACCAGACCGAGGCCATGACGATGGGTGACCGCGTCGCGGTCATGAAGGACGGCATCCTGCAGCAGGTCGACACCCCGCTCGCCCTGTATGACGCCCCCCGCAACCTCTTCGTCGCCGGCTTCATCGGCTCGCCCGCGATGAACCTGATGACGGGCAAGATCGTCGAAGGCGGCGTCCAGATCGGTGACTACACCGTTCCGGTTCCCCGCGAGACCCTGGCCAAGGCGGCCGGCGACGACACCCTCACCGTCGGCATCCGCCCCGAGGCCTTCCAGATCAGCGAAAACGGCATCGGGCTTGACGTCGCGGTCGTCGAAGAGCTCGGCGCAGACTCCTTCCTCTACGGCACCCTCGCGGGCCTGTCGGACGACGAGGTTGTCACCGCCCAGCAGTTCGTCGCACGCGTCGGCGCCCGCACCGCACCCGAGAAGGGCAGCGTCGTTCGTCTGACCGCTTCGCCCGACCAGGTGCACGTGTTCAGCACCAAGACCGAAGATCGCATCTCCTGA
- a CDS encoding LuxR C-terminal-related transcriptional regulator codes for MSLVDTSMPGRRWRRLFRGGAPKVMLDRPRLIGRILDAPEQWVAVHGTTGMGKSTLLRQCLEAARLGGLPTVLVALDERLADPTVLADYIRDKVRDLDRALIIIDDIDWCDLAQDLDPLCGLFGEHPGFRFLTASADAPTPRVPAGMMVHLSAGDLAFTRPEVVELGTRWFGESMPGRTLDACWNLLRGGVAATVYSFERMGEDPRRADLIPQALLDAVAVTLDISTNLLPPYPETGQNVAWRTLSLMPELSPSLAGRLLGAKATQVVDEYVQIPGVTVPSATDRELIEWSPSFWHLSREFHGVAAETRLDLADRLLLLGERRAELWQRLLAGDWGGAERILVERFAEAAMAIPDGVVDSILATSPPSPDRFPLVAALWVFSRLERRGWSSECEGLLAGLAGRRRGEASLQVDLVCAQAAAILGDRGGLMDAMTGILAYLDAMEPQEWVHLLPQVLRLLIHEGEYVAARELIFKTPGEPDPRHLVTLRAIEGYLLSEKHAEFIPTGGDATEAARLAAEIGPAAAAWLLLDHERQADVVDLLEPYLSGPLPRSGYAEPPERALIVTAYLAALLLNDESAKAARRFGRVSQREPLLGADVAVTVMGTQVLIACGDLDGAYRQANSLPEGHALRPVAVALCDLAAGNEVVMTFPRARIGVRAQGLRLVMEAVQRARHGDHDGAFTSLVAALAGTGSWASGFAVRLMSASDRALLRGVATAARAANHPNSAAVVRLVGAPDPGVEVEGPAQTSAPLTRREKMILQGIALGLTLPQIAERDYVSVNTVKTQLKSLMRKLGVSGSREGAVQEARRRGIIG; via the coding sequence GTGAGTCTGGTCGACACCTCCATGCCCGGCAGGCGCTGGCGTCGACTTTTTCGAGGCGGCGCCCCGAAGGTGATGCTGGATCGCCCGCGACTGATCGGCCGCATCCTCGACGCCCCAGAGCAGTGGGTCGCGGTGCACGGCACGACAGGCATGGGGAAGTCGACGCTGCTGCGGCAATGCCTCGAGGCCGCGCGGCTCGGAGGGCTCCCGACGGTGCTGGTGGCGCTGGATGAACGGCTCGCCGATCCGACCGTCCTCGCAGACTACATTCGCGACAAGGTCCGAGACCTGGACCGCGCGCTGATCATCATCGACGACATCGACTGGTGCGACCTGGCCCAGGACCTCGACCCGCTGTGCGGCCTCTTCGGGGAGCACCCGGGCTTCCGCTTCCTCACCGCCTCTGCCGACGCGCCGACGCCGCGGGTGCCGGCGGGAATGATGGTCCACCTGTCCGCGGGCGACCTGGCATTCACCCGACCCGAGGTCGTCGAGCTGGGGACCAGATGGTTCGGTGAGAGCATGCCAGGGCGCACCCTGGACGCCTGCTGGAACCTGCTGAGGGGCGGCGTCGCGGCCACCGTTTACTCGTTCGAGCGGATGGGAGAGGACCCGCGTCGGGCCGACCTGATCCCTCAGGCGCTCCTCGACGCGGTCGCCGTCACCCTCGACATCAGCACGAACCTGCTGCCGCCCTACCCGGAGACAGGGCAGAACGTCGCCTGGCGAACCCTCTCGCTGATGCCTGAACTCAGCCCGTCACTCGCGGGTCGGCTGCTCGGGGCCAAGGCGACGCAGGTCGTCGACGAGTACGTCCAGATCCCCGGCGTGACGGTGCCGTCGGCGACCGACCGGGAACTCATCGAATGGAGCCCGAGCTTCTGGCATCTCTCCCGCGAGTTCCACGGCGTGGCGGCCGAGACCCGGCTCGACCTGGCGGACCGTCTGCTGCTCCTCGGCGAGCGGCGCGCGGAACTGTGGCAGCGCCTGCTCGCGGGGGACTGGGGCGGCGCCGAACGCATTCTCGTTGAGCGGTTCGCGGAGGCGGCGATGGCGATCCCGGACGGCGTGGTCGACTCGATTCTCGCGACGAGTCCTCCCTCGCCCGACCGGTTTCCTCTGGTCGCGGCGCTGTGGGTGTTCAGCAGGCTCGAGCGTCGAGGCTGGAGTTCTGAGTGCGAGGGACTCCTGGCCGGACTGGCCGGACGTCGTCGTGGTGAGGCTTCGCTCCAGGTGGACCTCGTCTGTGCCCAGGCCGCGGCGATCCTCGGTGACCGCGGCGGACTCATGGACGCCATGACGGGCATCCTCGCGTACCTCGATGCCATGGAGCCGCAGGAATGGGTTCACCTTCTCCCGCAGGTGCTCCGACTACTCATCCACGAGGGGGAGTACGTCGCGGCGCGCGAGTTGATCTTCAAGACCCCCGGTGAGCCCGACCCTCGACACCTGGTCACCCTGCGGGCGATCGAGGGCTACCTGCTGTCCGAGAAGCATGCGGAGTTCATTCCGACGGGCGGCGACGCGACGGAGGCGGCCCGACTCGCGGCCGAGATCGGGCCCGCCGCGGCCGCCTGGCTCCTGCTCGATCACGAACGTCAGGCCGACGTCGTCGACCTCCTCGAGCCCTACCTCTCGGGGCCGCTGCCCCGTTCCGGGTATGCCGAGCCGCCCGAGCGGGCGCTCATCGTGACCGCCTACCTGGCGGCCCTACTGCTGAACGACGAGAGCGCAAAGGCCGCGCGGAGGTTCGGGCGCGTGTCGCAGCGCGAGCCCCTGCTCGGCGCCGACGTCGCGGTGACGGTGATGGGCACCCAGGTGTTGATCGCCTGCGGGGACCTCGACGGTGCCTACCGCCAGGCCAACTCCCTCCCGGAGGGGCACGCGCTTCGTCCCGTCGCCGTTGCCCTCTGCGATCTGGCGGCGGGCAACGAGGTGGTGATGACCTTCCCGCGGGCGCGGATCGGCGTCCGGGCCCAGGGGCTGAGGCTGGTCATGGAGGCGGTGCAGCGGGCGCGCCACGGTGACCACGACGGCGCCTTTACGAGCCTCGTAGCGGCCCTGGCGGGCACCGGTTCATGGGCAAGCGGGTTCGCGGTGCGGCTGATGTCGGCCTCCGACCGGGCACTGCTGCGCGGCGTCGCCACGGCGGCCAGGGCGGCGAACCATCCCAACTCGGCGGCGGTCGTGCGACTTGTCGGCGCGCCGGATCCGGGTGTGGAGGTTGAGGGCCCGGCCCAGACCTCGGCCCCGCTGACTAGGCGCGAGAAGATGATCCTTCAGGGCATCGCCCTTGGCCTGACGTTGCCCCAGATCGCGGAGCGCGACTATGTCAGCGTCAACACCGTCAAGACCCAACTCAAGTCCCTGATGCGCAAACTTGGGGTCTCGGGAAGCCGCGAGGGAGCTGTGCAGGAGGCCAGAAGGCGCGGCATCATCGGCTGA
- the metB gene encoding cystathionine gamma-synthase — MAELGRWTQGMRTGLGEDPTHGAVVPPIYLSTNYTFEGIGEPRAYDYSRSANPTRDHLNDAIAVLEGGAGATAVSTGLAAITLVAEAFVPSGRRVVVQHDAYGGTWRLFTFLAEQGRLEVDFVDFNDDEALGAALALSPALVWIETPSNPLLRITDIRKVADAAHAVGAMVAADNTFLSPLYQRPLEHGADIVVHSTTKFINGHSDVVGGVAVAAEQDVHDRLRLWANALGLTGSAFDAYLTLRGLRTLDARMRVHTSNTEALVDLLRDHPAVAALYYPGLPGHPGNDVARRQQTGMGSLLALELHGGRPAAEAFLDGLQIFHLAESLGGVESLICHPASMTHAGMTPEARATAGIGDGLLRLSVGVESADDLVAVVGEALERAARSQG, encoded by the coding sequence ATGGCGGAACTCGGACGGTGGACGCAGGGCATGCGCACCGGGCTCGGTGAGGACCCGACGCACGGAGCGGTCGTGCCTCCCATCTATCTGAGCACCAACTACACCTTCGAGGGCATCGGCGAACCCCGCGCCTACGACTACTCCCGTTCGGCGAACCCCACCCGCGACCACCTCAACGACGCGATCGCCGTCCTGGAGGGCGGCGCCGGCGCGACGGCGGTGTCGACCGGCCTGGCGGCCATCACCCTGGTCGCCGAGGCGTTCGTGCCCAGCGGCAGACGCGTCGTCGTCCAGCACGACGCCTACGGCGGCACCTGGCGACTCTTCACGTTCCTGGCCGAGCAGGGCAGGCTCGAGGTCGACTTCGTCGACTTCAACGACGACGAGGCGCTCGGTGCCGCGCTCGCCCTCTCCCCCGCCCTGGTCTGGATCGAGACGCCGTCCAACCCGCTGCTGCGGATCACCGACATCCGCAAGGTCGCCGACGCCGCGCACGCCGTCGGCGCGATGGTCGCGGCAGACAACACGTTCCTCTCGCCGCTGTACCAGCGCCCCCTGGAGCACGGCGCCGACATCGTGGTGCACTCCACCACCAAGTTCATCAACGGCCACTCCGACGTCGTCGGGGGCGTCGCCGTCGCGGCCGAACAGGACGTCCACGACCGACTCCGGCTCTGGGCCAACGCGCTCGGCCTCACCGGGAGCGCGTTCGACGCGTACCTGACGCTGCGCGGGCTGCGCACCCTCGACGCCCGGATGCGGGTCCACACGTCCAACACCGAGGCGCTCGTCGACCTGCTGCGCGACCACCCCGCGGTCGCCGCGCTGTACTACCCCGGGCTGCCCGGGCATCCCGGAAACGACGTCGCACGGCGGCAGCAGACGGGCATGGGCTCTCTGCTCGCCCTCGAACTGCACGGCGGACGCCCCGCCGCGGAGGCCTTCCTCGACGGGCTGCAGATCTTCCATCTTGCCGAGTCCCTCGGGGGCGTCGAGTCGCTGATCTGCCACCCTGCGTCGATGACGCACGCGGGCATGACGCCCGAGGCGCGCGCCACGGCGGGCATCGGCGACGGACTGCTTCGCCTGAGCGTCGGGGTCGAGTCGGCCGACGACCTGGTCGCCGTCGTCGGCGAGGCCCTCGAACGTGCCGCACGGAGCCAGGGATAG
- a CDS encoding DedA family protein: MTETPDDAREPRTPAPSADDTRLDPSAGVPVPAERVDDPYLMDQDVALPSHSGVEAADPFAVGEVADPADAGSEDESEEDAWWEADGMPWKKKPGRSDYACLTWFGVVAVFSLILIPVRAWLLPIAPDLLAMLTGGRTAVAASGAVASTGAMPHWPIVLIVSSILSLKFDWIYWWAGKLWGRGMIEVWAGQSKRAARNYERAERWADKLGPIGFLIAYIPMPLPLMQVVFVLAGASNMSLKRFLIYDYIASTLWLIGYFVLGWQLGEGAVAVLDWYAKIAGYVAIGLVVVIIVTTYWRASKKAKEEAAQKGR; the protein is encoded by the coding sequence GTGACCGAGACCCCAGACGACGCGCGCGAGCCGCGGACCCCGGCGCCCAGCGCCGACGACACGAGGCTCGACCCATCCGCGGGCGTCCCGGTACCTGCCGAGCGGGTCGACGACCCGTACCTGATGGACCAGGACGTGGCTCTGCCCTCCCACTCGGGCGTCGAGGCGGCGGACCCGTTCGCGGTGGGCGAGGTGGCCGATCCGGCAGACGCCGGCTCCGAGGATGAGTCGGAGGAGGATGCCTGGTGGGAGGCCGACGGCATGCCGTGGAAGAAGAAGCCCGGCCGATCCGACTATGCCTGCCTCACCTGGTTCGGTGTGGTGGCCGTGTTCAGCCTCATCCTCATCCCGGTTCGCGCCTGGCTGCTGCCGATCGCCCCCGACTTGCTGGCGATGCTGACCGGAGGTCGCACCGCGGTCGCCGCGAGCGGCGCCGTCGCCTCCACCGGCGCGATGCCGCACTGGCCGATCGTGTTGATCGTCTCCTCGATCCTCAGCCTGAAGTTCGACTGGATCTACTGGTGGGCGGGCAAGCTGTGGGGACGGGGAATGATCGAGGTGTGGGCGGGCCAGTCGAAGCGCGCCGCCCGCAACTACGAACGCGCAGAGCGGTGGGCCGACAAGCTCGGCCCCATTGGCTTCCTGATTGCCTACATCCCGATGCCGCTGCCGCTGATGCAGGTCGTCTTCGTGCTGGCAGGCGCCTCGAACATGAGCCTCAAGCGGTTCCTGATCTACGACTACATCGCATCGACGCTCTGGTTGATCGGCTACTTCGTGCTCGGCTGGCAGTTGGGTGAGGGCGCCGTCGCCGTCCTCGACTGGTACGCCAAGATCGCAGGCTACGTCGCGATCGGTCTCGTCGTTGTCATCATCGTGACGACCTACTGGCGCGCATCCAAGAAGGCCAAGGAAGAGGCTGCACAGAAGGGTCGGTGA
- the manA gene encoding mannose-6-phosphate isomerase, class I has protein sequence MRRLNGHVQHFPWGSAEAIPAILARNVDGQPWAEYWLGTHPNGPTLTDEGTTLDEYVQAHPETLGEASRSEFGNRLPFLLKLLSAGSPLSLQAHPSRDQAEAGYARESLLGLDPTDPTRSFKDDWPKPEAIVALTPFEGLLGFRDPLITAGLFEGLGIADELSSVIGPLRDRRAAPALQEVFLDVLSLAERRHLVDVVVSAAVNNLEAQGALGEFARTAVELDEHFPGDPGILAALLLNRFALEPGEAVALGAGIMHAYLRGTGVEVMANSDNVMRGGLTKKHIDVDGLLQVVNFEPGEPQVLLPEGVDGVYVYPTSFAEFELWLIAPVDCKTLELPRTDSGRVVLATEGEFVLEAEESLALTQGQAVFVAADEHVAVKGHGQLFVAVSGA, from the coding sequence ATGCGTCGACTCAACGGCCACGTCCAGCACTTCCCTTGGGGCAGCGCCGAGGCCATCCCAGCGATCCTCGCCCGGAACGTCGATGGGCAGCCGTGGGCCGAATACTGGCTCGGCACCCACCCCAACGGCCCCACCCTCACCGACGAGGGCACCACGCTCGACGAGTACGTTCAGGCCCACCCCGAGACCCTCGGAGAGGCATCGCGCTCCGAGTTCGGCAACCGGCTTCCGTTCCTGCTCAAACTACTGTCAGCGGGCAGCCCGCTGAGCCTGCAGGCGCACCCCTCGCGCGACCAGGCCGAGGCCGGGTACGCCCGCGAGTCGCTGCTCGGCCTCGACCCCACCGACCCGACGCGCTCCTTCAAGGACGACTGGCCCAAGCCCGAGGCGATCGTCGCCCTGACGCCGTTCGAAGGGCTGCTCGGCTTCCGCGACCCGCTGATCACGGCGGGGCTCTTCGAGGGCCTCGGCATCGCGGACGAACTGTCGTCGGTGATCGGCCCGTTGCGGGACCGGCGCGCCGCACCCGCGTTGCAGGAGGTCTTCCTCGACGTGCTGTCTCTCGCCGAGCGCCGTCACCTCGTCGACGTGGTCGTCTCGGCAGCCGTCAACAATTTGGAGGCGCAGGGGGCGTTGGGCGAGTTCGCCCGCACCGCCGTCGAGTTGGACGAACACTTCCCGGGCGACCCCGGAATCCTCGCGGCCCTGCTGCTCAACCGGTTCGCGCTGGAACCGGGAGAGGCCGTTGCGCTTGGCGCGGGCATCATGCACGCCTACCTTCGGGGCACCGGCGTCGAGGTGATGGCGAACTCGGACAACGTGATGCGCGGTGGCCTCACCAAGAAGCACATCGACGTGGACGGGCTGCTCCAGGTCGTCAACTTCGAGCCGGGCGAGCCACAGGTGCTCCTCCCCGAGGGAGTCGACGGCGTCTACGTGTACCCGACGTCGTTCGCGGAGTTCGAACTGTGGCTGATCGCCCCGGTCGACTGCAAGACCCTGGAACTGCCGCGCACCGACAGCGGTCGCGTCGTGCTGGCGACCGAGGGCGAGTTCGTTCTCGAGGCCGAGGAGTCGCTGGCGCTTACTCAGGGGCAGGCCGTCTTTGTCGCCGCAGACGAGCACGTCGCGGTGAAGGGGCACGGGCAACTCTTCGTCGCGGTGTCCGGGGCCTGA
- the groL gene encoding chaperonin GroEL (60 kDa chaperone family; promotes refolding of misfolded polypeptides especially under stressful conditions; forms two stacked rings of heptamers to form a barrel-shaped 14mer; ends can be capped by GroES; misfolded proteins enter the barrel where they are refolded when GroES binds), whose product MAKLIEFNEDARRGLERGMNTLADAVKVTLGPKGRNVVLEKKWGAPTITNDGVSIAKEIELEDPYERIGAELVKEVAKKTDDVAGDGTTTATVLAQAMVREGLRNVSAGANPMGLKKGIETAVTTIIDKLAEMAIDIESKEQIAATASISAADPTVGEIIAEAMDKVGKEGVITVEESNTFGLDLELTEGMRFDKGYIAPYFVTDTERMEATLDDPYILIANSKISSLKDLLPVLEKVMQSGKPLLVIAEDVDGEALAGLIVNKIRGTFKSIAVKAPGFGDRRKAMLTDIAILTGGQVISEEVGLSLDAVSLDLLGRARSVLVTKDETTIIDGAGDQAQIEGRVSQIRKEIENSDSDYDREKLQERLAKLAGGVAVIKVGAATEVELKERKHRIEDAVRNAKAAVEEGIVPGGGVALLQAAKAVNFDNLSGDEAVGAQIVLAASSAPLKQIASNAGLEGGVVAEKVGNLPAGEGLNAATGEYVKMVEAGIIDPAKVTRSALQNAASIAALFLTTEAVIADKPEKAAAMPGGDDMGGMGGMGGF is encoded by the coding sequence ATGGCAAAGCTTATTGAGTTCAACGAGGACGCTCGCCGCGGCCTGGAGCGCGGCATGAACACCCTGGCCGACGCGGTCAAGGTGACGCTCGGCCCCAAGGGCCGCAACGTCGTCCTGGAGAAGAAGTGGGGCGCACCCACCATCACCAACGATGGCGTGTCCATCGCCAAGGAGATCGAGCTCGAGGATCCCTACGAGCGCATCGGCGCCGAGCTCGTCAAGGAGGTCGCCAAGAAGACCGACGACGTCGCGGGCGACGGCACCACCACCGCCACCGTGCTGGCACAGGCAATGGTCCGCGAGGGCCTGCGCAACGTGTCGGCCGGCGCGAACCCGATGGGCCTGAAGAAGGGCATCGAGACCGCGGTCACGACCATCATCGACAAGCTGGCCGAGATGGCCATCGACATCGAGTCGAAGGAGCAGATCGCCGCCACCGCATCGATCTCCGCCGCTGACCCGACCGTCGGCGAGATCATCGCCGAGGCGATGGACAAGGTCGGCAAGGAGGGCGTGATCACCGTCGAGGAGTCGAACACCTTCGGCCTCGACCTCGAGCTCACCGAGGGCATGCGCTTCGACAAGGGCTACATCGCCCCGTACTTCGTCACCGACACGGAGCGCATGGAGGCCACCCTCGATGACCCGTACATCCTGATCGCCAACTCGAAGATCTCCTCGCTGAAGGACCTCCTTCCCGTGCTGGAGAAGGTCATGCAGTCGGGCAAGCCGCTGCTGGTCATCGCCGAGGACGTCGACGGTGAGGCCCTCGCAGGCCTGATCGTCAACAAGATCCGTGGCACCTTCAAGTCGATCGCCGTCAAGGCCCCCGGCTTCGGCGACCGCCGCAAGGCCATGCTCACCGACATCGCCATCCTCACCGGTGGCCAGGTCATCTCGGAGGAGGTCGGCCTGTCGCTCGACGCCGTCTCCCTCGACCTGCTCGGCCGCGCCCGTTCCGTGCTCGTCACCAAGGACGAGACCACGATCATCGACGGCGCGGGCGACCAGGCCCAGATCGAGGGCCGCGTCTCGCAGATCCGCAAGGAGATCGAGAACTCGGACTCCGACTACGACCGCGAGAAGCTCCAGGAGCGCCTCGCCAAGCTGGCAGGCGGCGTCGCCGTCATCAAGGTCGGCGCGGCGACCGAGGTCGAACTGAAGGAGCGCAAGCACCGCATCGAGGACGCCGTCCGCAACGCGAAGGCTGCCGTCGAGGAGGGCATCGTCCCCGGTGGTGGCGTCGCGCTGCTGCAGGCGGCCAAGGCCGTCAACTTCGACAACCTCAGCGGTGATGAGGCCGTCGGCGCGCAGATCGTGCTCGCGGCCTCCTCTGCCCCGCTGAAGCAGATCGCCAGCAACGCCGGCCTCGAGGGCGGCGTCGTGGCGGAGAAGGTCGGCAACCTGCCCGCGGGTGAGGGCCTCAACGCTGCCACCGGCGAGTACGTCAAGATGGTCGAGGCCGGCATCATCGACCCGGCCAAGGTCACCCGCTCCGCGCTGCAGAACGCGGCGTCGATCGCGGCCCTGTTCCTCACCACCGAGGCCGTCATCGCGGACAAGCCCGAGAAGGCTGCAGCGATGCCCGGTGGCGACGACATGGGCGGCATGGGAGGCATGGGCGGCTTCTGA
- a CDS encoding class I SAM-dependent methyltransferase produces MTEPSKWTRIIEADPDHSRRYIERFKVMEAAGHDLAGEVRTVDAMVPRGSRILDAGSGPGRVGGRLHALGHTVVGIDVDPALIAAAERDYPGPTWLVGDLAEMDLPERGIDEGFDVIVSAGNVMGFLAPSTRVEVLRRFRAHLRLDGRVVLGFGAGRGYEFAQFFADVEESGLELDLALSTWDLRPFKADSDFIVAILR; encoded by the coding sequence ATGACCGAACCAAGCAAGTGGACCCGCATCATCGAGGCCGACCCCGACCACTCCCGCCGCTACATCGAACGGTTCAAGGTGATGGAGGCAGCAGGTCACGACCTCGCGGGCGAGGTCCGCACCGTCGACGCGATGGTGCCGCGTGGGTCCCGGATCCTCGACGCGGGCAGCGGGCCCGGCCGGGTCGGCGGCAGGCTGCACGCGCTCGGGCACACCGTCGTCGGCATCGACGTCGACCCTGCCCTCATTGCGGCCGCGGAGCGCGACTACCCGGGTCCGACGTGGCTGGTGGGCGACTTGGCGGAGATGGACCTGCCGGAGCGGGGCATCGACGAGGGCTTCGACGTGATCGTCTCGGCGGGCAACGTGATGGGCTTCCTCGCGCCGTCGACCCGCGTCGAGGTGCTGCGCCGGTTCAGGGCGCACCTGCGCCTCGACGGTCGCGTCGTCCTTGGCTTCGGTGCGGGCCGCGGCTACGAGTTCGCGCAGTTCTTCGCAGACGTCGAGGAGTCGGGCCTCGAACTGGACCTCGCGCTGTCGACCTGGGACCTTCGCCCGTTCAAGGCTGACTCGGACTTCATCGTCGCCATTCTGCGGTGA
- a CDS encoding DUF3263 domain-containing protein gives MSEALSFTGAVDLSERDAAILDFEDRWFTNAVPKEQAIMEHFSLSSARYYQHLNELIDTPEALGYKPLLVKRLRRMRSQRQAARSARRLHS, from the coding sequence ATGTCTGAGGCACTCTCGTTCACCGGCGCGGTCGATCTGTCGGAGCGTGACGCGGCCATCCTCGACTTCGAGGACAGGTGGTTCACCAACGCGGTGCCAAAGGAGCAGGCGATCATGGAGCACTTCTCGCTCTCATCTGCCCGGTACTACCAGCACCTGAACGAACTGATCGACACCCCAGAGGCCCTCGGCTACAAGCCCTTGCTGGTCAAGCGTCTCAGGCGGATGCGCTCCCAGCGGCAGGCGGCCCGCTCGGCGCGCCGGCTGCATTCCTGA